Part of the Sphingobium lignivorans genome is shown below.
CCGTGCCGTCCGGCAACACGGTGGCGCGTTCGGTGAGCCGGTAGCTCTGACCCACCGTGGCGTCGAATGTGAAATTCGGCCGATCGAGCCGATAATCGAACCCGTAAGTGATCCGGCTCGAATCCTCGAAACGGTCATAACCCGGAAAGCGATTCAGCGCGAAAAGGTTGGAATCCTCCAGATCGATCGCCCGTGCATCCTCATTGGGTACATCGAGATTGGAAATGCGCGGCGCGAGCACCAGCTGGATGCGCGGCGTGATCCGCTGGCTGCCGCCCAGCGCCTTGCCGATGAACGGCCAGCGCATGTCGAGCGCGAGCGCTGCGATCCCCCGCGTCTGCCAACCGGGTTCGCCGCGGTAGATGACCGTCGGGCTGAGATCATTCTGCGCGCTGTGATAGACATCGCCCCGGGCATAACCGGTGATGCTCACTTCCTGGCCCATCCCGGTCAGCCGGCTCTGGGTCCAGGTGACGCCCGCGAAAGCGCGCTGGGTATCCTGGCCATCGGTGCGCAGGATCGATAGGCTGTTCGCCTGAAACTGCACGCGCCCGCCGAACAGAGGATCGGTCGTGCGCAGGCGATAGTCGATTGCGGGGATGGCGATGGGCAGCTGCCCCGCCGAGACGCCCGGCCGCAACGACTGGAAGGCCCAGCCTGCGATGGACAGGTAACTGCGCGTATCGATGCGCTCGAGATTGAGGGTCGAACGCAGCCTGTCTTCGCGGGAAATGTCGTAGCGGTTGAGGAAGGTGCGATCGGAAACGTAGCGGAGCGAGCCGGACAGCGACCACAAGGGATCGAACTGGAATTTTCCGCTCGCGGCGAGGTAGCCGCGCAGCTTGTCCTTGGTGGTCGTGATAGTCGGATCCGCCACCGGGGTCACGGCGCTGACGGTCGCGAAGCCGGTGACCTGGTAAGCGCCATTGGAAAGCAGCGCTCGATAATTGCCCTCGATCATCGGCAATTCGGCGCTGAAGACGTGCGGCGTCAGGGTCAGGTCGCGATTGCTGGAGAGGCGCCAGTAATAGGGCACGGCGAACTCGAAGCCGTTGCGACGGTCATAACCCACATCCGGCACCAGCAAGCCATCGCCGCCTTCCTCGCCGATGCTGTGGCGCAAGCCGGGCAGGGGGATGAGCGGCATCCCGAGCAGCTTGACCCGCGCATTGTCGTAGCGCACCCGCTCGCGCGCATTGTCCAGCACCACCCGATCGGCCTGGATCTGCCAGGTCGGCTCCTTGGGGCAGCCGGCATCGGTTTCGACACGGCAAGGGGTGTAGGCGGCGCGCTCCAGCACATAGATATCGCCTTCGCGCGTGCCTTTCTCGGCGGCGAGGCGATTGGCATTGTTAGTGACGATCAGCAGATTCTGGATGACCCCGTCCCGCAGGCTCTCGGTGACGTCCATCTCGTCCGCATAGGCCCTGTCGCCTTTCTCGTTAACGAGGGCGACATCGCCGCGCGCGATTACCGTTCCCGCCTTGCGGTCCCAGCTCACTTCATCGGCAAAGAGGCGTGCCCCTTCCCGCGACACCTGGACATTGCCCGACGCGGTGACGACATCCGAATCCTGATCATAATCGATGCGAGCGGCCTCGAAAGCGATTTCCTCGGCCGAGATCGGCTGGTCCGGCGGCGCCAGGTCACGAGCAGCGACCGGGGGATCCTGAAGGATTGGGCCCTCGCCCGTCGTTTGGGCGCCGGCGCGATTCGCGCCTGTCCCCGCCAGCAGCAATGCGATTGCCGTGGCGGCGACCATCGTCGGCCGCTGGAGAGCTTGCCTCTGTTGCGCGCGGCGCAGCCTCGTCGCCAAACCTGTCGTCTCCATACTGGTTGCGGGCGGAAGCTTTGCTTGGCGCCTGCGCCGCCTATTGCATTGCCGCGCCCCGATCGCAATCTCCTAGCCAAGCGCGAAATCGCGTCAATCGCGCCGTTTGCCGTGGCGCGGCGGGCGGCAAGGCGCTATTCGGCAGCCAATCATGCGCCGGCTGGCGCGGTCATTTCGGTTCCAGGAGCTTAATTCATGAAGATCGCCATCAGTGCTTCTCGTCCCGAGGATGCGGGATGTCTCATCTTCCCGATCGCCAAGGGAGCGGACATCGCACCGGCCATCGAGGCGCGGGCCCTGGCGGCCGATGCCGCCGCCAGCCTGCGCTTCGCGGGTGAAGCCGGGGGCCTTGTCGAGTTGTTCGCCAGCGAGGCCGGGAAGACCATGCGCATCCTGCTGGTCGGGACGGGCGAAGGCAGTGCCGCCGATTTCGAGAAGGCGGGCGCCTCTGTGTCCGCACGGCTGCTGACGTCCGGCCTGAGTCACGCAGCGGTGGACGGCACGGCAATCGAGGCGGCATCGCTTGCCCATCTCGGCTTCGGGGCTCTGTTGCGGGCATGGCGGATCGATACCTATCGCACGCGGCTCAGCGAGAAGGCGAAGCCGACCCTCGAGACGCTGACGCTGGTCAGCGAGGCGGCTGAGCTGCCGGCTCTGTGGGCGGACCGCGAGGCCCTGGCAGGCGGTGTGGCGTTCACGCGCGAGTTGATCTCGGAGCCGGCCAATATCCTTTATCCCGAGAGCTTCGTGGAGCGTTGCGCGCCGCTGGCCGATCTGGGCGTCGAGATCAGCGTGCTGACCGAGGACGACATGGAGCGGCTCGGCATGGGCGCGCTGCTCGGCGTGGCGCAGGGCTCGGTCCGCAAGCCGCGCCTTTTGGCCATGCGCTGGGACGGCACCGGGGGCATTCAGGAAAAGCCGCTGCTGCTGGTCGGCAAGGGCGTCACCTTCGATACCGGCGGCATTTCGCTCAAGCCCGGCCCCGGCATGGAAGACATGAAGTGGGACATGGGCGGCGCCGGGGCCGTGGCGGGTACCATGAAAGCCCTCGCGCTGCGCAAGGCCAATGCCCATGTCGTCGGCATCTGCGGCCTCGTCGAGAACATGCCGGACGGCAATGCGCAGCGGCCCGGCGATATCGTCACCACCATGTCGGGCCAGACGGTGGAAGTGCTGAACACGGATGCCGAAGGACGGCTGGTGTTGTGCGATGCCATCTGGTGGGCGCAGCAGACCTACAAGCCCGAGGTTCTGCTCGACCTGGCGACACTGACCGGTGCGATGATCATCGCGCTGGGCCACGAGCATGCTGGCCTCTTCAGCAATGACGATGGTCTTGCCAATCAGCTTCTCTCCGCAGGTGTCCAAAGCGGCGACAAGCTGTGGCGCTTCCCGCTGTCCGAAGCCTATGACAAGCTGCTGGACAGCCCCATCGCCGACATCAAGAATATCGGGCCGCGCTATGCCGGCTCCATCACGGCGGCGCAGTTCATCAAGCGCTTCGTGCAGGATGGCGTGAAGTGGGCGCATCTCGACATCGCGGGCATGGTCTGGGCGGACAAGCCCGGCGCCACCTGGGACAAGGGCGCGACCGGCTATGGCGTGCGCTTGCTCGATCAGCTCATTCGCGATCATTATCAGGCGGACTGATCGGGGGACGGAAAAGAGCGTGCAGGTCGACTTCTACCAGCTCAGCCGCGATCCGGTCGAAGCCGTCATGCCCGCGATCGCGCGCAGGATCCTGGAGAGCGGTGGCCGGCTGCTGGTGGTCTCGGACGAGCGGGACCAGCTCGACCGGATTTCCCGGGGCCTGTGGAACGCGGGGCCGGAGACCTATCTCGCGAACGATCATGCCGACGCGCCGGCGCCGCATGTCCAGCCGGTGCTGCTCTCGCCCGGTTGCGAGCCGCTGAACGGCGCCCGTCATGCGGCGCTGGCGGATGGTCGGTGGCGGGAAGAGGTCCTTGGCTTCGATCGGGCTTTCTACTTCTTCGACGAGGCGACCATCGCCGGTGCGCGTGCGGCATGGCGCGCGCTGAGCCGGACGGACGGCGTCGTCCCTCGTTTCTGGAAGCAGGAAGGCGGCCGCTGGCGGCAGGGACCCTGAGCATCGCCGTGCTCTCAGGGTGGTGACCAGCCGGTCGTGTGGATCAGTTCGGCCAGCAATTGCGTGCGATGAAGATGCTCGATCTCCGGATCGGCGACCTGAAGATATTCGGCCCCTGAGAGATTGTCGCCACGCTTGCGGTTCAGTGGTGGCTCGAGGCTCTCGATCATCAATGCCTCCATCGTTTCGATGATCACATTGTGGTTCCACGAGGAGGACGGGGTGTGGAGCAGCCCATCCTTGCCCACAGCCCGCATGCCGAACCAGGAGAAACGATCCCAGCGTCCCGCCATCCGGTCCCCCGTATGGGCCTTGAGGCGGGCGCAGAGCTTCTCCGTCGCCCGGCCGACATAAATGATCCGATCGCGGTCATGCAGCAGGTAGACGCCGACCTGCTCTGCAAAGTCCACCTTGCCCGGCCCGCGCTTCTGCCGCCCGAACAGCCTGGGCTGGCCGCTCCAGCGGATCTGGTCCCGTTTCCAGTACATGCCGAAAGCGGTGAGCGCGCCGGTGCCGGAGCGGGGCGCCGCCCTTTCCGTGCCTGGCTGCAGTGCCGGGCCGGGGCAATCCTCGCAGATCGTCGCGGCGGGCCGGTGATAGATGATGGGCTCCCTGCAATGACCAGCTTTGACGCAGGGGGCCACAGCAGTGCCCACCGGCGCCGGAGGACGGGAATGCAGGGCAGGGACTGGCGGGACATCTGGGCCGTCTGGCCTGTACTGGATCGATCCGTCCGTCTGGCGGATCAGTCGATACATGATCTCTCCGGGAACAACATCTTGTCCGGGCTGGCTTTCCATTTGCATGTTATGCTCCCGTCCCCGGGCATCAGCTTAGATGGACCGCATTAATCGATCGTAACAAGGTTTCTGGTGTGCACTTGATCCGGCAGCACTTCGCCGCTAGAGGGCGCGCGTCTTTCCATTCAGCCTGATTTCGGAGCATTCCCATGGCGGTGACTCGCACCTTCTCGATCATCAAGCCCGACGCCACGCGTCGTAACCTCACCGGCGGC
Proteins encoded:
- a CDS encoding LPS-assembly protein LptD; protein product: MVAATAIALLLAGTGANRAGAQTTGEGPILQDPPVAARDLAPPDQPISAEEIAFEAARIDYDQDSDVVTASGNVQVSREGARLFADEVSWDRKAGTVIARGDVALVNEKGDRAYADEMDVTESLRDGVIQNLLIVTNNANRLAAEKGTREGDIYVLERAAYTPCRVETDAGCPKEPTWQIQADRVVLDNARERVRYDNARVKLLGMPLIPLPGLRHSIGEEGGDGLLVPDVGYDRRNGFEFAVPYYWRLSSNRDLTLTPHVFSAELPMIEGNYRALLSNGAYQVTGFATVSAVTPVADPTITTTKDKLRGYLAASGKFQFDPLWSLSGSLRYVSDRTFLNRYDISREDRLRSTLNLERIDTRSYLSIAGWAFQSLRPGVSAGQLPIAIPAIDYRLRTTDPLFGGRVQFQANSLSILRTDGQDTQRAFAGVTWTQSRLTGMGQEVSITGYARGDVYHSAQNDLSPTVIYRGEPGWQTRGIAALALDMRWPFIGKALGGSQRITPRIQLVLAPRISNLDVPNEDARAIDLEDSNLFALNRFPGYDRFEDSSRITYGFDYRLDRPNFTFDATVGQSYRLTERATVLPDGTGLSDRMSDIVGRAQLRYKDFLAVTHRFRVDKDNLAVRRNEIEATVGSRKTYIEVGYLRLDRNVTSGVEDLRDVEEVRVAARVAIARYWSVFGSTNIDLTGANDDPTSTLSGFEPVRHRLGIAYEDDCLEMGFTWRRDYQTVGDARLGNSFQLRLVFKNLGM
- a CDS encoding leucyl aminopeptidase, whose amino-acid sequence is MKIAISASRPEDAGCLIFPIAKGADIAPAIEARALAADAAASLRFAGEAGGLVELFASEAGKTMRILLVGTGEGSAADFEKAGASVSARLLTSGLSHAAVDGTAIEAASLAHLGFGALLRAWRIDTYRTRLSEKAKPTLETLTLVSEAAELPALWADREALAGGVAFTRELISEPANILYPESFVERCAPLADLGVEISVLTEDDMERLGMGALLGVAQGSVRKPRLLAMRWDGTGGIQEKPLLLVGKGVTFDTGGISLKPGPGMEDMKWDMGGAGAVAGTMKALALRKANAHVVGICGLVENMPDGNAQRPGDIVTTMSGQTVEVLNTDAEGRLVLCDAIWWAQQTYKPEVLLDLATLTGAMIIALGHEHAGLFSNDDGLANQLLSAGVQSGDKLWRFPLSEAYDKLLDSPIADIKNIGPRYAGSITAAQFIKRFVQDGVKWAHLDIAGMVWADKPGATWDKGATGYGVRLLDQLIRDHYQAD
- a CDS encoding DNA polymerase III subunit chi; translation: MQVDFYQLSRDPVEAVMPAIARRILESGGRLLVVSDERDQLDRISRGLWNAGPETYLANDHADAPAPHVQPVLLSPGCEPLNGARHAALADGRWREEVLGFDRAFYFFDEATIAGARAAWRALSRTDGVVPRFWKQEGGRWRQGP